In Zunongwangia profunda SM-A87, the following proteins share a genomic window:
- a CDS encoding sensor histidine kinase codes for MRSILHRNISLGKQYAIGMSIILLASLTSYFFQDFMGYKVVALILLLAVSLTAVIFSILPVLVCALLSALILNFFFIPPVLTFKINTAEDLLLFLMYLLIAMINAVLTIKIRQMEDKKRDEAEKEKTIALYNTLLNSLSHELRTPIATILGSVDTIVENEKKLSKENIQSLYHEISTAGNRLNRQVENLLNMSRLDAGMLKPNFDWVDVNELVFMVINENTERHELQNIVFEPNDNVALVLLDGGFLEMILYNLIHNAMRHNPKNTTILVLCDYRDNKLVIDISDNGSGFPKDEIELVFNKFYKMKGTATGGTGLGLSIVKGFTEALNGKITLENIKTGGAHFHIEIPAQISTLDIQENE; via the coding sequence GTGCGTTCAATTCTTCACAGAAATATAAGTTTAGGTAAGCAATATGCCATAGGAATGTCTATTATTTTGCTAGCGTCGCTTACTTCTTACTTTTTTCAGGATTTTATGGGCTATAAAGTAGTTGCTTTAATCCTGTTACTAGCGGTTTCGCTTACCGCGGTAATTTTTTCTATTTTACCCGTACTGGTTTGTGCACTGTTAAGCGCGCTTATCCTCAATTTTTTCTTTATTCCTCCTGTACTCACCTTTAAAATTAATACGGCTGAAGATTTATTGTTGTTTTTAATGTACCTGCTCATCGCTATGATCAATGCTGTGCTAACTATCAAAATAAGGCAGATGGAGGATAAAAAAAGGGATGAAGCAGAAAAAGAGAAAACCATAGCCTTATACAATACCTTACTTAATTCTTTATCACATGAACTTAGAACTCCGATAGCGACGATATTGGGGTCTGTAGATACCATCGTTGAAAACGAAAAAAAATTGTCGAAAGAAAACATACAATCCCTTTATCATGAAATTTCGACTGCCGGAAATCGATTGAACCGTCAGGTTGAAAACCTGCTAAATATGAGTCGGTTAGATGCAGGTATGCTAAAACCTAATTTCGATTGGGTAGATGTGAATGAGCTGGTGTTTATGGTCATAAATGAAAATACAGAAAGACATGAACTGCAAAACATAGTATTTGAACCCAACGATAATGTGGCTTTAGTCTTACTGGACGGTGGTTTTTTAGAGATGATCCTGTACAACCTTATCCACAACGCGATGCGTCATAATCCAAAAAACACAACTATTCTTGTATTATGCGATTATCGGGATAATAAGTTGGTTATAGATATTTCAGATAACGGATCGGGTTTCCCTAAAGACGAAATAGAACTGGTTTTTAATAAGTTCTATAAAATGAAAGGTACAGCTACCGGAGGTACAGGACTTGGCCTTTCTATAGTTAAAGGCTTTACAGAAGCTTTAAACGGAAAAATCACGCTGGAAAATATAAAGACGGGAGGCGCGCATTTTCATATTGAAATCCCTGCTCAAATATCAACCTTAGACATCCAAGAAAATGAATAA
- a CDS encoding leucine-rich repeat domain-containing protein, translated as MRSLPLLPFILLALIILTNSCEPSPSEKLEEIIEIMDPNFRYALLQTNCVDTNNDKVGDKNIDLNKDGNIDLEEIEAVESLILAFNHEIILGPVNLEEIKYFSNLKYLDITRNDDNVYIENTGTTKMTSNFTALHNLKTLKLNYLGSDFYSDLDLSNLENLTKLELINNRPSYLTEPADWEYPTHFIKIHMNGCINLAEINMENSFLIVDFCEAPSIKKLNMRYLEGGEPDVFDFHCLEKLEELDISENRITKLILKNRYVLNTFSAYDIGNSGMSNYPFVKEVCIDDLPEELEQISEIINEHTVINTDCTF; from the coding sequence ATGAGATCTTTACCGTTACTTCCTTTTATACTTCTAGCGCTTATTATCCTTACGAATTCTTGCGAACCGTCTCCATCAGAAAAATTAGAAGAAATTATAGAGATTATGGATCCTAATTTTAGATATGCTCTACTCCAAACTAATTGCGTAGATACCAATAACGATAAGGTAGGAGATAAGAACATCGATCTCAATAAGGATGGCAATATCGATCTTGAAGAAATCGAAGCAGTGGAAAGCCTAATTCTTGCTTTTAATCATGAAATCATCTTAGGTCCTGTAAATCTGGAAGAAATTAAATATTTTTCCAATTTAAAATATCTGGATATTACGCGTAATGATGATAACGTTTATATCGAAAATACTGGTACAACCAAAATGACTTCTAATTTTACCGCTCTTCACAATTTAAAAACATTGAAATTGAATTATCTAGGATCTGATTTTTATAGTGATCTGGATCTATCTAATCTGGAAAACTTAACCAAACTGGAACTCATCAATAATAGACCAAGCTATTTAACGGAACCAGCGGACTGGGAATATCCAACTCATTTTATAAAAATTCACATGAATGGCTGTATAAATTTAGCAGAAATAAATATGGAAAATAGTTTTCTTATAGTTGATTTTTGCGAGGCACCTTCAATCAAAAAATTAAATATGCGCTACCTGGAAGGCGGGGAACCGGATGTATTCGATTTTCATTGTCTGGAAAAACTAGAAGAACTTGATATTTCAGAAAATAGAATCACAAAATTAATTCTGAAAAACCGTTACGTGTTAAATACATTTTCGGCTTATGATATTGGAAATTCCGGAATGTCTAACTATCCCTTTGTCAAGGAAGTTTGTATCGATGACCTTCCTGAAGAGCTGGAGCAAATTTCGGAAATCATAAATGAGCATACGGTGATCAACACAGATTGTACATTTTAA
- a CDS encoding response regulator: MNNPKILIIDDEPQIRKLLQINLESNDYKVFEAGTAKEGILLAARYTPDLILLDIGLPDKNGHQVLQELRQWFNNPILILSVQDNEADIVSALDNGATDYLTKPFRTGELLARIRSAIRNSQNTDNNAILTTGDISIDFVARIIKVREHIIKLTSTEYELLFLLARNEGKVLTHHYLLRKVWGPSFQLETQYLRVFIGNLRKKIEANPNHPKHIITESGIGYRFQ, encoded by the coding sequence ATGAATAATCCCAAAATTCTTATTATAGATGACGAGCCCCAGATTCGTAAATTATTACAAATAAATTTAGAAAGTAATGATTATAAAGTCTTTGAGGCCGGTACTGCCAAAGAAGGTATTTTGCTTGCTGCCCGCTATACACCCGATTTGATACTGCTGGATATCGGTTTACCCGATAAAAATGGTCATCAGGTCCTTCAGGAACTAAGACAATGGTTTAATAATCCCATTTTGATTCTTTCTGTTCAGGATAATGAAGCAGATATTGTATCGGCTCTCGATAATGGGGCAACGGACTATTTAACCAAACCTTTTCGTACCGGGGAATTATTAGCTCGTATACGTTCTGCGATACGTAACAGTCAAAATACCGATAATAACGCCATACTAACTACCGGGGATATTAGTATAGATTTTGTCGCCCGGATAATAAAAGTGCGTGAACATATCATTAAACTCACTTCTACCGAATATGAATTGCTTTTCCTTCTAGCCAGGAACGAAGGAAAAGTGTTAACCCATCACTATTTACTAAGAAAAGTATGGGGGCCTAGTTTTCAGTTAGAAACTCAATACCTGCGTGTTTTTATTGGTAACTTAAGAAAGAAAATTGAAGCCAATCCAAACCATCCAAAACACATTATTACCGAAAGTGGTATTGGGTACCGTTTTCAGTAA
- a CDS encoding potassium channel family protein, whose amino-acid sequence MNIIIVGAGKTGKHVIEAALKDRQNVYVIEKDERIANLAATNYDCVVINADATNPDTLKEAKAEDAHAIIVTTNDDAVNSLVILLAKKMGITRLVSSVNNDDLLPVFEQLGIDTVESPYRLNGKYLYRAMLGPNVKEFLDLGDGYELLEMMVEKNSKISNQYIKSLSKDKILPSDSLVVLIKRNNQVIIPEGDTRIFVNDILVVLSRKNVVAEISKIFGAV is encoded by the coding sequence ATGAATATTATAATAGTTGGTGCAGGAAAAACTGGAAAGCATGTTATTGAAGCCGCACTTAAAGATCGTCAAAATGTTTATGTTATTGAAAAAGACGAGCGTATTGCTAATCTTGCGGCTACCAATTATGATTGTGTGGTCATTAATGCCGATGCCACAAATCCGGATACGCTAAAAGAAGCAAAGGCAGAGGATGCCCATGCCATCATTGTAACTACTAATGATGATGCGGTAAACTCGCTTGTTATCTTACTGGCAAAAAAAATGGGGATTACACGATTGGTAAGTTCGGTAAATAACGATGATCTTTTACCGGTTTTTGAACAATTGGGTATTGATACGGTAGAGAGCCCTTATCGCTTAAACGGTAAATACCTATATCGTGCCATGCTTGGGCCCAATGTAAAAGAGTTTTTAGATCTTGGGGATGGTTACGAGCTGTTGGAAATGATGGTTGAAAAAAACTCAAAGATCTCCAACCAGTATATAAAATCCTTATCTAAGGATAAAATTTTGCCCTCAGATTCTTTGGTGGTGCTTATCAAAAGAAACAATCAGGTTATTATTCCTGAAGGAGATACCCGAATTTTTGTTAACGATATCCTGGTGGTTTTATCCCGAAAAAATGTAGTTGCCGAAATTTCTAAAATTTTTGGAGCTGTGTAA
- a CDS encoding TlpA family protein disulfide reductase, which yields MFIIKKIKLPAFLLFSIVLFVSSCNQKPQLYGTPNVDIATIQSQFLNWYRYDKIYIDLSKDYHALNSNSEEISKEEFLEELSMAKYLVVRMNSAENTTFYKLIEIPEDGNKEIGNQLAKKADRELRNLKLLNKPFPDFNLKSLKGNSYQLSQFKDQYLVLNFWYTTCGKCKKELPDIEALAQKYKYRDIAFLNISLNEVHTLNNYLDGKNYQVETLPMNKKYVLDSLSIRLFPTYLIIDPNKKVINVSNNSRQLEKRVKEIIDELN from the coding sequence ATGTTTATCATCAAAAAAATTAAATTACCAGCATTTCTTCTATTTTCAATAGTATTATTTGTAAGCAGTTGTAATCAAAAACCGCAATTATATGGGACACCAAATGTGGATATTGCAACCATTCAAAGTCAGTTTTTAAACTGGTACAGATATGATAAGATTTATATCGACCTCAGTAAAGATTACCACGCCTTAAATTCTAATTCTGAAGAAATAAGTAAAGAAGAATTTTTAGAAGAACTGAGTATGGCTAAATATTTGGTGGTACGAATGAATTCTGCCGAAAACACTACTTTTTACAAACTCATAGAAATACCGGAAGATGGTAATAAAGAGATTGGTAACCAACTTGCTAAGAAAGCCGACCGTGAATTACGCAATCTTAAATTATTAAATAAACCTTTTCCAGATTTTAATCTTAAAAGTTTAAAAGGAAATTCTTATCAATTAAGTCAGTTTAAAGATCAATATCTGGTGCTTAATTTTTGGTATACCACCTGTGGAAAATGTAAAAAAGAACTTCCGGATATTGAAGCCCTCGCTCAAAAATATAAATACCGCGATATCGCTTTTCTAAATATATCCCTAAACGAAGTACATACATTAAACAACTATTTAGACGGCAAAAATTATCAGGTTGAAACCTTACCAATGAACAAAAAGTATGTTTTAGACAGTTTAAGTATTCGCCTGTTCCCTACTTATCTCATTATCGATCCCAATAAAAAAGTTATCAATGTATCTAACAATTCCAGACAATTGGAAAAAAGAGTGAAAGAGATTATAGATGAATTAAATTGA
- a CDS encoding OmpW/AlkL family protein, whose translation MRRFVFTTLAALLLSFSFQAQEIDKTQDNPWQFRLRGVVVSPDEKASIEAIGGDADISTTVIPEFDITYYFTKNWSLELILGTTKHDVEAINTAAGNIDLGSVWLLPPTLTCQYHVTSLGNFKPYIGAGLNYTIFYSVDEGPVADDLDYDNSLGFAGQLGVDYMISDKWFINLDIKKLFLQTDVTVNATTALDATVGADVDINPWLFGLGIGVKL comes from the coding sequence ATGAGAAGATTTGTATTTACAACACTTGCTGCATTATTGCTTAGTTTTTCGTTTCAGGCTCAAGAAATAGACAAAACTCAGGATAATCCATGGCAGTTTAGGTTAAGAGGAGTAGTGGTTTCACCAGACGAAAAAGCTTCAATAGAAGCGATAGGTGGTGATGCAGATATTTCTACTACAGTTATACCTGAATTTGATATTACTTATTATTTTACTAAAAACTGGTCATTAGAACTTATACTTGGAACAACAAAACACGATGTAGAAGCTATAAATACTGCTGCAGGAAATATTGATCTGGGAAGTGTTTGGCTTTTACCTCCAACACTGACTTGTCAATATCATGTAACTTCATTGGGTAATTTTAAGCCTTATATTGGAGCAGGTTTAAACTATACTATTTTTTATAGTGTAGATGAAGGTCCGGTGGCAGATGATTTAGATTATGATAACAGTTTAGGCTTTGCCGGACAATTAGGTGTAGATTATATGATTAGTGATAAATGGTTTATTAACCTGGATATTAAAAAATTGTTTTTGCAAACCGATGTTACCGTAAATGCCACTACTGCTTTAGATGCTACCGTTGGAGCTGATGTAGATATCAACCCATGGCTTTTTGGATTAGGTATTGGGGTTAAGCTGTAA
- a CDS encoding serine hydrolase domain-containing protein, whose protein sequence is MKIKAFFLLIPVVLFLASTKTYAQSITSQIENYLDNLKDSEFSGTILVAHNDTIIAKRAYGLASIEYDVKNQIETKFNIASITKMFTAVAVLQLFEQRKIALNKPIEEYLPDYPNQIVRNSVTTHQLLTHTSGLNNFYVNDLAMIKNKDYKNISDFISLFAKDSLLCPPGTKYNYSGSGFVVLGLLIEQLSGENYYDYIQRHILEPSGMTKTSAIQVDSIIKNKASGYTSEFGKSENLKRNDYYLTKASPAGFYYSTIEDLFKFSKALRNYQLLNKATTNLMLQPKVKGYNTHLGYGIDIDNRYNQTIIGHSGGWYGIHCELMDFLDDHYTIVILSNIDDGGKAGASKVADYFKILLADKSENE, encoded by the coding sequence ATGAAAATTAAAGCCTTCTTCCTTTTAATACCCGTAGTTTTATTCCTGGCCAGTACTAAAACCTATGCACAATCAATAACATCACAAATTGAAAATTATCTGGATAACCTAAAGGACTCAGAATTTTCAGGAACCATATTAGTAGCACATAACGACACGATTATAGCTAAAAGAGCCTATGGACTTGCTAGTATAGAGTATGACGTAAAAAACCAAATTGAGACGAAATTCAATATAGCCTCTATTACTAAAATGTTTACTGCTGTGGCAGTATTACAACTTTTCGAACAGCGTAAAATAGCACTAAATAAGCCTATAGAAGAATATCTACCGGATTATCCAAACCAAATCGTTAGGAACTCGGTGACCACACATCAACTCTTAACGCACACTTCGGGGCTAAATAATTTCTATGTTAATGATTTGGCTATGATCAAAAATAAGGACTATAAGAATATTTCAGATTTTATTTCCCTATTTGCAAAGGATAGTCTCTTATGTCCACCAGGGACTAAATACAATTACAGCGGATCAGGATTCGTGGTTCTGGGACTCTTAATTGAACAATTGTCTGGCGAAAATTACTACGATTATATTCAAAGGCATATACTTGAACCATCGGGTATGACGAAAACATCAGCGATTCAGGTAGATTCAATTATAAAGAATAAAGCTAGTGGATATACTTCAGAATTTGGCAAAAGTGAAAATTTAAAAAGAAATGACTACTATCTTACTAAAGCATCACCAGCCGGATTCTATTATTCAACAATTGAAGATTTATTTAAATTCTCTAAAGCCTTAAGAAACTATCAATTATTAAACAAAGCTACCACAAATTTAATGCTGCAACCTAAAGTAAAGGGATATAATACGCATTTAGGATATGGGATTGATATCGATAATAGATATAATCAAACGATTATTGGACATAGCGGCGGATGGTATGGGATTCATTGCGAGTTAATGGATTTTCTCGACGATCATTATACCATAGTTATATTATCAAATATTGACGATGGAGGAAAAGCAGGAGCCTCGAAGGTAGCCGACTACTTTAAAATTTTATTAGCTGATAAGAGCGAAAATGAGTAA
- a CDS encoding TrkH family potassium uptake protein, with product MFKTILQQIAILQLILGGVILVPGVVAVIYGEWYSLLGFCISSLMISGIAYGIYKSLKNVEDPQYQQSLMIAALGWLMIIVMGSIPYYMIAQFTPLEVMQSFVPSGLEYESSLLNFRNPLHCLFESTSAFTTTGLTMSYHEPSIGKSLMFYRCFSQWIGGAGFIVMALAIFKQIPGQSALLLYGSEASGTKLKTNVIQTARSIWKIYVFITFLMAVYLFIGTYFILPDYPIAENIFDAVNHAMAGQSTGGFSTLDDSIAGYQSAKMEILFLLPMLVGGFSIPFLYRFTILQNYKLLWHDIQTRAFIIASVIGGILLSVLLMNSNGVSDPVREGIFQFVSGLSTTGWQTANIGAWDDLPVLFMVAGAMIIGGSAGGTVGGIKIIRALLLQKGLRWHINKIFASEHTIKKVKFNNRYLLPAEMNEELARAGLFTLIYLLFVFFSTCFTVYFMQDGYTLADAIFESASAQGTVGLSTGISDPSMNPVLELIYIIQMWAGRIEIIPILVLVRVLLYGTKIRNI from the coding sequence ATGTTTAAAACAATACTTCAACAGATTGCTATTTTGCAATTAATCCTGGGAGGCGTTATCCTCGTTCCCGGTGTCGTTGCCGTTATCTATGGAGAGTGGTATTCATTACTGGGCTTCTGTATTTCTTCACTTATGATTTCAGGCATAGCCTACGGGATTTATAAAAGTCTTAAAAACGTAGAAGATCCACAATATCAGCAATCTTTAATGATCGCAGCCTTAGGTTGGTTGATGATTATCGTTATGGGCAGTATTCCCTATTATATGATTGCCCAATTTACCCCTTTAGAAGTGATGCAGTCTTTTGTGCCGTCGGGATTAGAGTACGAGTCCAGTTTACTGAATTTCCGCAATCCCTTACACTGTTTGTTTGAAAGCACAAGTGCTTTTACCACTACGGGACTCACTATGTCTTATCACGAACCTTCTATAGGAAAATCATTAATGTTTTATCGTTGTTTCTCGCAGTGGATAGGAGGGGCAGGTTTTATCGTGATGGCACTAGCTATTTTTAAACAAATCCCAGGGCAATCTGCCCTTCTTTTGTATGGTTCTGAGGCCAGTGGCACCAAATTAAAAACCAATGTGATCCAAACAGCCCGTTCTATATGGAAAATATACGTTTTCATCACGTTTTTAATGGCCGTTTACCTGTTTATTGGCACTTATTTTATTTTACCGGATTATCCAATTGCAGAAAATATTTTTGATGCTGTAAACCATGCGATGGCCGGCCAGTCTACTGGGGGATTTAGTACACTGGATGATAGTATTGCAGGTTACCAGTCGGCAAAAATGGAAATTCTTTTTTTGTTGCCCATGCTGGTTGGCGGCTTTTCTATTCCTTTTTTGTACAGGTTCACCATCCTGCAAAATTATAAACTGCTATGGCATGATATCCAAACCCGGGCTTTTATAATAGCTTCGGTTATAGGTGGGATTTTATTATCGGTTTTACTGATGAATTCAAACGGGGTATCGGATCCGGTACGTGAAGGTATTTTTCAATTTGTAAGCGGTTTATCCACTACGGGCTGGCAAACAGCGAATATTGGAGCATGGGATGATTTACCGGTGCTTTTTATGGTTGCTGGTGCCATGATTATTGGAGGTTCCGCAGGGGGAACGGTTGGAGGAATAAAAATTATAAGGGCCCTTCTACTACAAAAAGGCTTACGCTGGCATATTAATAAAATCTTTGCTTCAGAGCATACCATAAAAAAGGTGAAATTTAATAATCGCTATCTACTTCCTGCAGAAATGAATGAGGAATTGGCCAGGGCAGGATTATTTACGCTTATCTACTTACTATTTGTGTTTTTTTCTACCTGTTTTACCGTGTATTTTATGCAAGATGGATATACCCTCGCCGATGCGATATTCGAATCGGCTTCAGCTCAGGGTACGGTGGGACTTTCTACAGGAATTTCAGATCCCTCTATGAACCCAGTACTGGAGTTAATATATATCATACAAATGTGGGCGGGAAGAATTGAAATCATTCCGATTCTGGTATTGGTGAGAGTGCTACTGTATGGTACAAAAATCAGAAACATTTAA
- a CDS encoding ankyrin repeat domain-containing protein: MKKSFLALILVLVCSNLSSQKLFKAVDKGDAQKVKALLEKGADPNVYTEDGLFPLWRATANNNQEITKLLLENGATVDLENKTSSGSLTSLIYPSQEGYFEIVKLLVDHGADVNYNAFKGFTPIRIAARNGHLNIIKYLAEHGAKIDVKAEDGATPLEHAASKGHYDVVRFLIDKGANVNTVDKEGDFPLGEAAKYGYTEIMELLIRNKADLSLKNAAGKTALDLAKERGQKRAVDLLKNQ; the protein is encoded by the coding sequence ATGAAAAAATCTTTTTTAGCATTAATTCTAGTTCTCGTTTGTTCAAATTTATCTTCTCAGAAGCTTTTTAAAGCTGTAGATAAAGGAGATGCACAAAAAGTAAAAGCGCTATTAGAAAAAGGAGCTGATCCAAATGTTTATACGGAGGATGGGTTATTCCCTTTATGGAGAGCTACAGCCAATAATAACCAGGAAATAACCAAACTTTTATTGGAAAATGGTGCAACGGTTGATTTAGAAAACAAAACATCCTCCGGGAGTTTGACCTCATTAATTTATCCTTCACAGGAAGGATATTTTGAAATTGTAAAACTTTTGGTTGATCATGGTGCTGATGTTAACTATAATGCGTTTAAAGGCTTTACACCTATTCGGATTGCGGCTAGAAATGGTCATTTAAATATTATAAAGTATTTAGCTGAACATGGGGCTAAAATTGATGTAAAAGCTGAGGATGGAGCTACACCATTAGAACATGCGGCTTCTAAAGGCCATTATGACGTAGTGCGCTTTTTAATTGATAAAGGAGCGAATGTAAATACTGTAGATAAAGAAGGTGACTTTCCGCTGGGAGAAGCTGCTAAGTATGGCTATACAGAAATTATGGAATTACTGATTAGAAATAAAGCTGACTTATCTTTAAAAAATGCAGCGGGTAAAACAGCCTTAGATTTAGCAAAAGAAAGAGGGCAAAAAAGAGCTGTAGATTTATTAAAAAATCAGTAA